One window of Nicotiana tomentosiformis chromosome 11, ASM39032v3, whole genome shotgun sequence genomic DNA carries:
- the LOC104094944 gene encoding uncharacterized protein isoform X3: MKIAVERNFTRGRRKEQVEAACVYIICRESNKPFLLIDFSEYLRINVYILGAVFLQLCKFLSFENRPFVQKPVDPSLFIHRFTDRLFGGRKPNISRTALHIVASMKRDWMQTGRKPSGVCGAALYIAALSHGLSCSKPEIIKVVHVCEATLTKRLIEFENTESGILTIEEFNTRAEELENEERVPLQHCSWSKGSGITEVLCEHKGSVTLPFAHGLCESCYSDFVKLSGGLDGGSEPPAFQHAERERLVAKEAAEDPNFSMSNKVENNGTKYLQPEKGRNTQNVTGENNVQISGSDQIGAFSVAKTEHNATRDTLHGTDCMGPDDHDESGIFFDIDDVEVDGYLFNEEEKRYVKIIWEKLNPEYEVKAAKEAAALAAKEADESILANSSEDVQAARELSAAANNNVAKSRKEKRQKRAAELKNSGPAQTPAEATKQMLTRKRLNSKINFDVLEKLFDESAIRDSKIDPEVDETYEEPYALR; encoded by the exons ATAGCAGTTGAGAGGAATTTCACAAGGGGGCGTAGGAAAGAGCAAGTTGAGGCTGCTTGTGTTTACATTATATGTAG GGAAAGCAACAAGCCATTCCTACTCATTGACTTTTCTGAGTACTTGAGGATAAATGT GTATATTTTAGGTGCTGTTTTCTTACAGCTTTGCAAATTTCTAAGCTTTGAAAATCGCCCGTTTGTTCAAAAACCTGTGGATCCTAGCCTTTTCATTCATCGATTCACTGATC GTTTATTTGGGGGAAGGAAGCCAAATATTTCTAGAACTGCACTTCACATAGTGGCCAGCATGAAGCGTGATTGGATGCAG ACAGGGAGAAAGCCTAGTGGGGTATGTGGAGCTGCACTTTACATTGCTGCTCTTTCACATGGACTGAGTTGTTCTAAACCAGAAATT ATCAAAGTTGTGCACGTTTGTGAAGCAACATTGACCAAGCGTTTGATTGAATTTGAAAACACAGAATCTGGGATCTTAACG ATTGAGGAGTTCAATACAAGAGCTGAGGAGCTTGAGAATGAAGAGAGGGTGCCCCTGCAACATTGTTCGTGGTCAAAAGGATCTGGGATCACAGAAGTGCTATGTGAACACAAGGGAAGTGTGACGCTGCCCTTTGCCCACGGTCTTTGTGAAAGTTGTTACAGTGAT TTTGTAAAACTTTCAGGTGGACTTGATGGGGGATCTGAACCTCCAGCCTTTCAGCATGCTGAGAGGGAAAGATTAGTGGCAAAAGAAGCTGCTGAGGATCCAAATTTTTCCATGTCCAATAAGGTGGAGAACAATGGCACTAAGTATTTGCAG CCTGAAAAGGGAAGGAACACTCAGAATGTGACCGGGGAAAACAATGTGCAGATATCAGGGTCTGATCAGATAG GGGCATTCTCAGTGGCTAAAACTGAGCATAATGCGACTCGTGATACATTACATGGCACGGATTGTATGGGTCCTGATGATCATGATGAATCAGGAATTTTTTTTGATATCGATGATGTAGAG GTTGACGGTTATCTTTTCAATGAGGAGGAGAAGCGCTACGTGAAGATCATCTGGGAAAAATTGAACCCGGAATATGAG GTAAAAGCAGCTAAGGAAGCAGCCGCGTTAGCTGCAAAGGAGGCTGACGAGTCCATTTTAGCTAACAGTTCGGAGGATGTGCAAGCTGCACGGGAGCTTTCTGCTGCTGCTAATAATAATGTTGCGAAGTCAAGAAAG GAAAAACGACAGAAAAGGGCTGCAGAACTGAAAAATTCTGGTCCTGCTCAAACCCCTGCAGAAGCAACAAAGCAAATGTTAACTAGGAAG AGGCTGAACTCTAAGATCAACTTTGATGTGCTAGAAAAGCTTTTTGACGAGTCT